Genomic DNA from Cetobacterium somerae ATCC BAA-474:
CTAATCCTAACTCTCTAGCCTCTGTTAAAAATTTACTAATTAAAGGACGAGAAACTCCAACTATTTTTGCAATTTCACTTTGAGTCATATTTTCTAAATAATACAACTTTGCAATAGATATTAATCTCTGAATTTTTTCATTATCTGTGCTCATACACTACTCCTTATTTAATCCTCTTTTTAAAGCATGATTTTCTAAGATTTCATAAATTTTAATATTACTATATGAATCAATTAAAATTGAATCATAAGATATTTTACTATCACTTATAATAATATCATAGTTTTTTTTCAGAGTAGCCACATCTCTTTGATAAAATAGTATTGGTTCAACATCAAAATTAACAGTTGGAATATATCTTTTTAAATATACATTAAATGCACTTTTTTTATTAATTACTGCATCTTGAAATAGAAGTAATACATTTTTTATATCACTAAGATTTTCCTCTATTATAATAGTTTTCAGCACAAAAGCTATTATATATTTATCAGCAAGATACATTTTATATGAGTACTCCTCTAAAAATTTATCTAGTTTTTCTAAAATTTTTAATTGAGCTTTATCTCTCTTTAAATTTGAAATTTTTAAAATATTATTCTCAAATTTAAAAAATGAAAGATAAACTTTATTGAAAAGTAATCTGTATAAATCTTTATTTGACATTTGTAACTTAAAATATTTTTTTAAATCCTCTATAAATTTTGAACTTTTATTAATTAATGTTCCATCCATTTGCCCCTCTTCATAGGAGAATGAAAATAAAAATTCCACTAGTTGTTTTTTATATTCATCATTAAAACCTGCGCCGTGTTTGTACACTAAATTTTTTAATTTTATAAATTTCTCTATATTTGAGTCTTTATCTATTTTAAAATTAAATCCTCCAAATAGATCAACACAAATTTCTAAAGTATGAACAAAAGAAAGCATAACATAGTTTATAGATATATCTGAACTATTTAAAATAGGATACAGTTTTTCCATACGTTCTTTTGTGTCAAATTTTTTTATACTATCTAATAGTTTTTTTCTACTTGGAACTAGAATATCCTCCTCTATAAAAAATATCATTAATTTTTTACAAAAAGTTCCTTTATCAATTTGACTTAAATTTTTTAAAACTAAACCTTTTCCATGGACATATTCATAAGTTGTTCCATTTTTTGCAAAAGTCTCTTTCACAGTTTTAAAAGCTCTTAAAATTGTGCTTCTAGATATATCTAAATTTTCTTTCTCTTTTTCTAAATTCAGAAATCCTGTAGCTATAAATTTAATATATAGGTAATCTATTTTTTCTGTTAATGTTAATGTGTTGAAATTGTTAAATAGTGTTTTCATTTGTTGATTTGAAAGATTTAAAGAGTATAAGTTTTCACTCTTTTCTATTGTTGGTAAATTAATTGATTTTAAAAATTCGTTAAATTGTAATATAGATTTTATTATAGAACTCTTTTCTACTTCTAAATACAACTGCATATCATCTACAGACATTTCGCTCTGAGATAAAATTTTAAGAATATTGGCAGCTGTTGTATTCATTATACCACCCCCTACTATACATGTTATCATATATTGGGAAATCTGAAAAGAGTTGATATTTATTTTTTATTATTAATTGATTATAGGACTAAAGATATTTGTAAAAATAAAATGGAGCTAATTATTAGCTCCATTTCTCTTATAACTCTATCTCTCCTACATCTAACTTTTCTACAAATTTAAATGTAGAATCTATCTTTTTTAATATAAATATTTTTTCTTTAACTATTTGTCCACCAAAATCACTATATGCTTGATACTTTACTTTTTGAGCATATATATTCTCCTCTAGTTGTACAACTTTACCAGCCTCTAAGACCTTTGTAGCTGGGGAGTTAAAATAGTCTCCTAATGCGAAGGCTACTCCAGTTCTATATGATGTCTTTGGTGCTGAATAACTCAATGTAGAAAGTGCTAGTAAAAATAAAAACGCTTTTTTCATAGTGTGTACCTCCCTAGGATATTATTATTCATGATATCAATTATACCCTACTTAAGTATCATTTCAAAATATAATTTTTATATAATTATCATTTTGATTCACTTTAAAACGAATTTTATTTAAAAAGTTTTTTATGATAATATGTATCTGATATATATAATGGTGCTAAAGGATTGTGTCCTGTAACTCTATCTTTTACAGCTAAAACTGTTGCTGGAGCCTCTGAATACTTCATAAAAAGAGAGTCGTGACCTACACAAAGTCCTAACATAACATTTAACTGTGTTCCCATTTTATTAAGAAGCCTTGCTTGACCAATAGGATTACAAATTACCTCATTAGTTCCAGGTCTAACCTTTTCACAGTCAGATATACCTATAAACTCCTTTGGCACAGAACCATTTTTGCAAATTATTGAACATACCTCAAAATCTCTATTTTTAAGTATTTTTGTAAAAATCTCAGCTTCATTTCTAAGTCCAACACAAAATGCTAATCCTATTTTTGTAAAGTTATTTTTTTTAGCGAACTCCATTATCTCTTCTACCCTAGTTAATCTACAATAGCCTTCACTTTCAACTAAAGCTGAATTATGAGCTAATTTATAATTTTCCTCATCTAAATATAAGAGTTTATTCTCCTCTTGAAACTCTCTATCTCGACTTGGACAATTTTTAGGCATTTTTTCATAATTTTGTTCTCTACACCCATGAACTTTACAATTTGCACAACTATACATTTTTTCTCCTCCCTATACTCTATATATCCCCTCTGTTTCTGCTTCCTCTAATATATGACCTTTTATCTCTTTATAAGCTTCATTTAAATAAAATCCAGTTTTTAAATTTGGAATATTATCTAAGGCATATATTTTTACTTCATATATATGGTCTTTATCTGGTGGAGTTGGCCCACCATAAAATGTCGCTCTTTCTTTTGGTAATCCAACTAGCTTTGATGCCCAACTATTTATTCCTTGAATTATATTTTTATCCATTCTACTTGCATCCTCTTTTAATTCAGTATAATTTTTTGGAACTAGTGCTATCCAGTGTATCCAAGAAAACCCAGCTACAGGAATTGCATCATAGTCTTGCATAACAACCAAAAAACTTTCTGTTTCTTCTGGAGCATTTTCCCATTTTAAACTTAAAGATTTTGAGGGCATATTATCTATCCATAGATCTCCATGTTTTCCAAACTCATCTTTAATATAACCATCTTTAATACTATCACTTTTCAATATAAAATTTCCACTTTTTTTCATTTTTCCTCCTTAGACTCTTTTTTCTTTCTTATTCAAAAAAAATACTGATATCCTCTTTGAATTTTTTACAGGAATATAGATATAAAATTCGTAAAAGTATTTCAAATGGATTTCATTTTATTGCATCTATATTCTCAGGAGGTTTTCTTATGAATAAAAAAGTTTTAGTTGTTGTTACAAATGTTTCAAAATACTCAAATGTTAACAGAGCCACAGGTTTATGGTTAGGTGAAGCTGTTCACTTTGTTGAAGTTATGGAAAACAATGGCTTTGAAGTAACTTATGTTAGCCCTTTAGGTGGATATACACCTATTGATCCACATAGTATTGAGCCTGAAATGATGTCTGATTTAGATTGGAAATTTTATACTGATCGAAAATTCATGAACGCTCTTGGAACTACCGTTCCTGCTAAAGATATTAACTATAATGATTACTCTATTATATATTATACTGGAGGACATGGAGTTATTTGGGACTTCCCTAATGATAAAAAACTACAAGAGATTGCTATTGGTATTTGGAACAATGGTGGAATTGTTTCAGCTGTTTGTCACGGATTAGCTGGACTGTTAAATATAAAAGATAGTTCTGGAGAGTATTTAATAAAGGATAAAAAAGTTACAGGATTCTCTGATAGTGAGGAAAAAGAGGTTCAACTTGATAAGCTTGTTCCATATTTAACAGAGGATGAACTTGTTAAAAGAGGGGCTAAATATAGTAAAACTGATAATTGGGGAGAGTACGCTGTTGCTGATGGAAGATTAGTTACAGGACAAAACCCTGCATCTGGAGCTGCTGTTGCTAGAGAGATTTTAAAGGTTTTACAAAAATAATCTTTTAATAAAAAATCTTTCCTTGAATTAATTCAGAAAAAGCTTTATACTATACAATATTGTGTAATTTTATAATGGAGAGATATTATGAATAAATTGATTATTAAATTTTTTAAAAAGTTTCAAGGAAGAAAAATTAGTTCTCAAGATTTAAAACTAGCTTTGAAAAAAGCTATGAATTTAGGCGCTAGTGCTGAAGATTTCCTTCTTATTATTAATTTAGTAAAAGATACAAAAAACAGAAAATATAAACTAGATAAAAAGTATTTAGTTATTTTAACTGCTGCAATTATATATGTTATCGTTCCTATTGATGCTGTTTCAGATTTAATTCCTGGAGTTGGCTGGATTGACGATGCCACTTTAATTGGATACGTTGCTAGAGGTTATGCTGAAGTTTTAAAAGACTATAAAGATTTTTGTAATAAAAAGAAGGAGCTTGCTTAGAGCTCCTTTTTTAATTTTTACTATTTTTTGTCTTTCTCTTCTTTTTCGTGTTCCTCTTTTTCTTTATGCTTTTCTTCAATTTCAAATAGTAGCATCTTTATATCTAAAAGTTCTGCTGCAATTAGTCTATCAAAGTTATCTTTATAAATTTTCTCTAATTTTTTAAATCTATCCCAAAAGTCCTCCACTTCCTCTTTTTTAGCAGGCTCATCTTTTTTTAAGCTCTCCTTTGCCTCATCTTTTAGTTCATCTAGTTTTTTCTTATTTTCCATAGTGAAACACTCTCCTTTTTCCCAATTATACCTATATATACAAATTTTTTTCAAAAAACCTTTTTATCTAAAATTTATATACAACTCCCCCTCCAACTTTCCAAGAGTCATCATCTTCAAAAATATATCTATAATCAACGTAAAATTCTAAACTATCCGCACCTATCTTTTCTAAATTTATTTTTGTTCCCAACTCTTTTGAAAACTGATTCTCTCTATCCACTTTTATTTTAGCTTTATCTTCTGAAGCCTCTCTTAAACTAACTTTCAAATCATCTTTTGGACTGTTTAACTCTTGTCCAAGCCCTCCTATAACTTTAAGTGTCAATTGATAATTTTGAATAGGTATTACTTTTCCAACTCCAATCTCTGTTTTTACTTTACTAAAGAAGCTATTTAACTCGTCTACATGAAGATTGAACTCTTCTCCTGATTCATTAATTTTATTTTGGAAGACTCCCATTAAATAGGCACTAGCTTCAGGTTCTATAAATAAACTAGAAAAATTATATCTTTTAGATATTTTCCCAGATGTTCCTATATAAAAGTTTTTAGTATCTCCTTTATATCTATCATTAATATTTGTATATTTAGGTGTACTATCATCATAATCTATATATGTCAAATCAAAGTTTCTTTTTATATTACCTTTTGCAAAACCTAAATACATAGCTCCAACACCCTTCACATCATTTTTAGTATAGTTCATAAATGCTGTCCCTTGTAAAAAGTTATCCTCTCTTTTTCCTGCATTTGAATAGTAATCACTATCTAATCTTGTATAACTAAATACAAATCCGTAGTCACTATAATCATTTAAATAATATTGTTTTCCTAAATAAAATCCATTTAGATTATCGTCGTGACCCTCTACTCTATCGAAACCTTTTTGTCTAAACTTCTCAAAAGTATACCCTACAATGAAACTACTTTTTCTATTATTTGTTAATTTGTCTTCTAGATTATCTAAAATACTGTTTGTTGTATATTCTATAGTATCTTTAGTTTGGAATATTATATTAGGATAGATATCTCTACCAAAAATAGTATCTAAATAACTATTGTATTGAGAGCTATTTCGAGCACTTCTTAAAATATTAAAAAATTTATCTTTAGTAGTGTTTCCACTATCAAAATATATACCTTCTAAAAATTTACCTAAACTCCCTTCAGTTATTTCTGTAAAATCCTTTCTTCTTATTAAAAATTCATCATTATCTTTTCCTATGTCATATAGATATGAGTAAGAAGTTATTCCTGTTGCATTAAATTTTAAATTTAATGCTGCAAAAGCTTTATCTCCTCTATTATATATATTTGAAGCATAACTTAGGCCAACTACTGCCTCTTTCAATGTAGTATTTGTTGTTCCACCTTGCTCCATAACTAAGATTCCATTAGCTCCATTTTTTATACCATTTGGAGCATCTATATATCCATAATTAAATAAAGTTCCATTATTTACTAACTCTCCTGTAGTTCCTAAATTTACTGTTCCTGCATTTGTGGCTGTTCCACTTCCCAAGTCAAATGCAAAACTTTGAATTGCTCCATCTAAAATAGTTATTGTTCCACCTGCATCATTTTTTATTGTTGTAAGCCCTGCTGTTCCCATTGCATTAAAGTATGCTCCTCCTACAATAATCTCCCCTCTATTTATAGCTGCTCCAGATGATCCACTAACATACATAGCACTATTTCCTATACTGTATGTATTATAATCAGGTGTCACTTCAATCTCTCCATAGTTTTCTATAGTTGCTCCATTTGTAGAAAACATACCATAATCTGTACTTGCTATCTCAATCTTTCCACCTTTTAAATTTGTTGCTGTTCCACCTCCTGAAATAATAATCGCTGCATCTCCATAATCTAGTTTTACAAGTCCTGCATTTGATATTTTCCCCTCTCCAAAAGCATATATACCGTATGTTCCACCTTGATAGTTTGAAGAAGCACCTATTATATTTCCATAGTTTGTAAATTCTCCCTGTGCTGTTGTGTTATATACACTAACCCCAGTTCCATATATACCAAAATTTACATCTCCATTATTTATTCCAGTTGCAGACTCAGTTATAAGAATACCATTTTGATAACTTCCAGCATTGATTGTCCCATCATTTGTAAGTTGCCCTGATCCACTAATTATCATACCGTAGTTACTATCTCCACCATTTATATTTATAATACCATTTTTTGCATTTGTTATTGTTCCACCTTTTTCTCCATACATAGTTGTGTATGTTGAATAATTACTTGTTATGTTCGATGTCAATGTTCCTGTATTTCTTAAACTTCCATTTCCTGACAGGTACATTATATACTTAGTATTCTCAGAAGTTATCGTTCCTTGATTTAAAGCATATCCACTTCCTATTACAGCCATCTTTGCATTTTCATTATTATCTGAAGTTATACTTGATGTATACCCAGATATATTTTCATTTATTATTCCTCCACCATTTAATGACAGCATACCATATTTTGTATTAGTTATATTTATATTATGATAATTATATATTGTTCCTGTACCATTTACCATAACTGCTGCTGTTCCATTTGAAATATCTATATCTCCATAGTTTTGAACATAACCAGCTCCACCTAATAAAATCCCTGTTATAGCATCACCTTTTATAACTCCTGTATTTTCATTTAAAAAAGTAGATCCTCCATTTGTGCTATTATTTAAAACTACTCCTGTTCCTTGAGAGCTAATTAAGATATTCCCGTAATTTCTAGAGTTTGAAGCTCCTTCATTGTACATTCCAATTTGATTGCTGCCTACATTTATATCTCCCATATTTGTTGCTAATCCATTTGTAGTTACATACATTCCAACCTCTTGGTTAGTTTCTGAAGTTGCTATTTTGGTATTTGATGTTACAAGATTAATATTCCCATAATTAGTTATAATTCCATTATTTACACCACTCATACCAATTGATCCACTCTCAACATTTATAGTTCCACTACTATTATTAAAACCTTGTGCTTGATTTTGACCTTGTCCATCTATACATATCCCTGTTCCTCCATTAGTAATATTTATAACACCATTATTTGTCATCTGTCCAGCTTCACTAGCGTATCCACCTATTCCTCCACTAACTTCCAGTACTCCATTAGATACTAATTTACTTGAATCAAAGCTTAACATACCTATCTGTGAATTATTTACCACAATTGTTCCTGCATTTGTAGCAGTTGATGTGCCAAATGTTGTCATTCCAAAACCAGGAGTTGTAGATGATGTTGAAGTTTCTATTGTCCCTGTGTTTTTTATTGTTCCAGTTTCTGTAGAAATCATTCCAGCACCATTATTAACAACTATTTTATTTGAATTTAACAATGTAGAATCCTTTGTATACATTCCAAAAGCTCCATCATTTACATTTATAGTACCTTTGTTCTCTCCAGTTCCTCCTCCTAAAACAACCATTCCAAAATTATTCGTACTTCCTCCTACAGTTATATTTCCCTTTTCTCCATTTATAATACCTCCTTTATCTAAAGATAACATTCCTATTAGATTTGTTGTTGAACTACCATTTTCAATAGTTACATTGTTATTATTTTCAATGGAAAATCCACTTGCTACAGCTCCCATTCCAGTGAAAAGATTATTATTTGATGAAACTATTAAATCTCC
This window encodes:
- a CDS encoding DUF1847 domain-containing protein; translation: MYSCANCKVHGCREQNYEKMPKNCPSRDREFQEENKLLYLDEENYKLAHNSALVESEGYCRLTRVEEIMEFAKKNNFTKIGLAFCVGLRNEAEIFTKILKNRDFEVCSIICKNGSVPKEFIGISDCEKVRPGTNEVICNPIGQARLLNKMGTQLNVMLGLCVGHDSLFMKYSEAPATVLAVKDRVTGHNPLAPLYISDTYYHKKLFK
- a CDS encoding YbhB/YbcL family Raf kinase inhibitor-like protein, which codes for MKKSGNFILKSDSIKDGYIKDEFGKHGDLWIDNMPSKSLSLKWENAPEETESFLVVMQDYDAIPVAGFSWIHWIALVPKNYTELKEDASRMDKNIIQGINSWASKLVGLPKERATFYGGPTPPDKDHIYEVKIYALDNIPNLKTGFYLNEAYKEIKGHILEEAETEGIYRV
- a CDS encoding type 1 glutamine amidotransferase domain-containing protein; its protein translation is MNKKVLVVVTNVSKYSNVNRATGLWLGEAVHFVEVMENNGFEVTYVSPLGGYTPIDPHSIEPEMMSDLDWKFYTDRKFMNALGTTVPAKDINYNDYSIIYYTGGHGVIWDFPNDKKLQEIAIGIWNNGGIVSAVCHGLAGLLNIKDSSGEYLIKDKKVTGFSDSEEKEVQLDKLVPYLTEDELVKRGAKYSKTDNWGEYAVADGRLVTGQNPASGAAVAREILKVLQK
- a CDS encoding YkvA family protein, which translates into the protein MNKLIIKFFKKFQGRKISSQDLKLALKKAMNLGASAEDFLLIINLVKDTKNRKYKLDKKYLVILTAAIIYVIVPIDAVSDLIPGVGWIDDATLIGYVARGYAEVLKDYKDFCNKKKELA
- a CDS encoding autotransporter outer membrane beta-barrel domain-containing protein; protein product: MKEKVLLLFSLLIVCSKLSFSVASEATNEKEGLIFFTNFNYFKSNERNFKNVNEKGDVELNISDVKSLKTPETPKPILPPTPVIQPTHVKDTTTIPEKPIVKPETKPKVPDKPVITPPQNLYTDIFYNNDWIYDTHSYLTPGGDLIVSSNNNLFTGMGAVASGFSIENNNNVTIENGSSTTNLIGMLSLDKGGIINGEKGNITVGGSTNNFGMVVLGGGTGENKGTINVNDGAFGMYTKDSTLLNSNKIVVNNGAGMISTETGTIKNTGTIETSTSSTTPGFGMTTFGTSTATNAGTIVVNNSQIGMLSFDSSKLVSNGVLEVSGGIGGYASEAGQMTNNGVINITNGGTGICIDGQGQNQAQGFNNSSGTINVESGSIGMSGVNNGIITNYGNINLVTSNTKIATSETNQEVGMYVTTNGLATNMGDINVGSNQIGMYNEGASNSRNYGNILISSQGTGVVLNNSTNGGSTFLNENTGVIKGDAITGILLGGAGYVQNYGDIDISNGTAAVMVNGTGTIYNYHNINITNTKYGMLSLNGGGIINENISGYTSSITSDNNENAKMAVIGSGYALNQGTITSENTKYIMYLSGNGSLRNTGTLTSNITSNYSTYTTMYGEKGGTITNAKNGIININGGDSNYGMIISGSGQLTNDGTINAGSYQNGILITESATGINNGDVNFGIYGTGVSVYNTTAQGEFTNYGNIIGASSNYQGGTYGIYAFGEGKISNAGLVKLDYGDAAIIISGGGTATNLKGGKIEIASTDYGMFSTNGATIENYGEIEVTPDYNTYSIGNSAMYVSGSSGAAINRGEIIVGGAYFNAMGTAGLTTIKNDAGGTITILDGAIQSFAFDLGSGTATNAGTVNLGTTGELVNNGTLFNYGYIDAPNGIKNGANGILVMEQGGTTNTTLKEAVVGLSYASNIYNRGDKAFAALNLKFNATGITSYSYLYDIGKDNDEFLIRRKDFTEITEGSLGKFLEGIYFDSGNTTKDKFFNILRSARNSSQYNSYLDTIFGRDIYPNIIFQTKDTIEYTTNSILDNLEDKLTNNRKSSFIVGYTFEKFRQKGFDRVEGHDDNLNGFYLGKQYYLNDYSDYGFVFSYTRLDSDYYSNAGKREDNFLQGTAFMNYTKNDVKGVGAMYLGFAKGNIKRNFDLTYIDYDDSTPKYTNINDRYKGDTKNFYIGTSGKISKRYNFSSLFIEPEASAYLMGVFQNKINESGEEFNLHVDELNSFFSKVKTEIGVGKVIPIQNYQLTLKVIGGLGQELNSPKDDLKVSLREASEDKAKIKVDRENQFSKELGTKINLEKIGADSLEFYVDYRYIFEDDDSWKVGGGVVYKF